The Methanomassiliicoccus luminyensis B10 DNA segment TCCCTGGCATAGATATCGTCCGCACGTCAACGCTTAACACAGCCATATAGCAACAATATTATCTACCAAGTGGCCATTTTCCCAACATGCTCAAATTGGGGGTAGTCGGGGTTGGTTCGATGGGTCAGAACCATGCCCGCATCTACGGCGAGATGGGTTGCCTGTCAGGCATATACGATGTCTACTCGGACATGGCTTCAAAGGCGGCCAAGAAGCTCAACACCACGGCATTTTCGAAGATCGAGGACCTGTTGCAGGAAGTGGATGCGTTGAGCATCTGCACCCCTACTGAATTTCATTATGGTGTGGCATTGCAGGCCATTGAGGCGGGGAAGTCCGTCTTGGTGGAAAAACCGTTCACCGGGGATGTCATAAATGCGAAGTCATTGTGCGAGGAAGCAGAGAAGAACGGGGTGACCCTGGCCTCCGGCTTTGTCGAGCGCTTCAATCCGATCGTCAGTGTGACGAAAAATGAGCTGTCCTCCGGAAAATTCGGTAAACTGGTTACTATTTCATCCAGGCGCGTGTCGTCATTCCCCGCCCGCATTCGCGATGTCGGGGTCATCATGGATCTGGCTATTCACGATGTTGATGTCATCCGGCATTTGGTGGGGTCCCCGGTCGTATCCGTCTATGCGAGAGGCGGAATGATGCTCAATCCGAAGTACGAAGATTACGCCAGCATCATGATGGAGTTCGAGAACGGGAC contains these protein-coding regions:
- a CDS encoding Gfo/Idh/MocA family protein, giving the protein MLKLGVVGVGSMGQNHARIYGEMGCLSGIYDVYSDMASKAAKKLNTTAFSKIEDLLQEVDALSICTPTEFHYGVALQAIEAGKSVLVEKPFTGDVINAKSLCEEAEKNGVTLASGFVERFNPIVSVTKNELSSGKFGKLVTISSRRVSSFPARIRDVGVIMDLAIHDVDVIRHLVGSPVVSVYARGGMMLNPKYEDYASIMMEFENGTLGLVEVNWLTPMKVRKVSLTCSKGYAQMDYMDQSLDFSTAQLDGVDQSNMSQIPMELDTHHFVVKKTEPLRRELEAFVEAADSSSKAEVDGWDALENVKVCSAALYSLSSLARVEIEKIDYAAWGSQSEAASRALGTNGAKS